A stretch of Geitlerinema sp. PCC 9228 DNA encodes these proteins:
- the msrA gene encoding peptide-methionine (S)-S-oxide reductase MsrA produces MYDSMDLEKATFGAGCFWGVEEHFRQLPGVVNTSVGYMGGHFPNPSYLDVCARITGHAEVVQVEYDPQQISYEELLQVFWQIHDPTSINRQGSDRGEQYRSVIFYHTPEQRKLAQASKQRLQQVEGYDKEIVTQIEPATEYYLAEEEHQQYWEKKKRKASRSGKSG; encoded by the coding sequence ATGTATGATAGTATGGATTTAGAAAAAGCAACATTTGGTGCTGGTTGTTTTTGGGGAGTAGAAGAACATTTCCGCCAACTTCCTGGTGTTGTCAATACATCCGTAGGCTATATGGGCGGTCATTTCCCCAATCCTTCTTATTTGGATGTGTGTGCGCGCATTACCGGTCACGCGGAAGTGGTTCAGGTGGAATACGACCCGCAGCAGATAAGTTACGAAGAGTTGTTGCAGGTGTTTTGGCAGATTCACGACCCTACCAGTATAAATCGACAAGGCAGCGATCGCGGCGAACAGTATCGCTCGGTTATTTTTTACCATACCCCAGAACAACGGAAATTGGCACAGGCTTCCAAACAGCGATTGCAGCAGGTCGAAGGCTACGATAAGGAGATTGTCACGCAAATCGAACCGGCGACGGAATACTATCTCGCTGAAGAGGAACACCAGCAATATTGGGAGAAGAAGAAACGAAAAGCCTCTCGCTCTGGGAAGTCTGGGTAA